The sequence GATTGTCCTCATCGCCCTCCTGGGAGCCTCATCCCTCCACGCAGGGCCCATCGATTCACCCGGGCACCCGCATGAGGATAAGGCCCAGCTGGTCCATGAAGCCAATCATGAAGTGGACCAGGCATGGGAGGTCTACCACCGGGCAGCATTGGGAGGAACAGTGGCCTCGCCTGCCCTTCAGGCGGAAATCGAGCAGCACCTGCACGAAGCCAGAACCCTCGTGACCCAGGCGCAAGAGGCAGCCGATCGGGGGGACGAGCGCCAGGTGGAGGAACTATGCAAGCAAGTGAGACTCCATACCGCCCAAGCCATTAAGGGTAGCAAGGAGCAGAAGAGATGATCACTGGTCTGTGGCCCAGATCAACTCAGTTCAACAGAATGACGATGGTCGTTATCACGGTCCTTGCGCTCATGCAGTCGCTTCCCGGGGAAGCGTTGCCTGAAACGAAGGAGCCTGACCCGGTGCCGATGGTCACGATTCCGGCCGGCGAATTTCTGATGGGCAATCCAGAAGGAAAAGGCCGGGACGACGAACGACCGCAGCGATCTGTCTACCTCGACGAGTTTGCGATCGATCAAGTCGAAGTGACGAACGAGCGGTATATGGCCTTTGTAAAATCCATTGGCCATCGCGCACCACCCAATCCCTATGGCACCGGGAGCCTCCAATCCATTAAGGGCATTGAGCAACTCCCGGTGGTCCAGACGACTTGGTACGACGCCAAGGCCTATTGTAGTTGGGCGAAGAAACGGCTGCCGACGGAAGCAGAGTGGGAGAAGGCTGCTCGTGGGACCGACGGTCGGCTCTACCCCTGGGGAAATGAACCGCCCACGGCGAAGCGGGCGAACTTTGATCGGGAGTGGGAGGATGAGAAGACCCTGCACGCTGTCGGATCGCTTCCCGATGGAGATTCACCCTACGGGGTAAAGGATATGACCGGCAACGTCAGGGAGTGGGTCTCCGATTGGTACGACGCGGAATACTACCAACATGCGCCCAATCGGAATCCACAAGGTCCCGACAAAAAGGGCGTGGTTCGGTCGATTCGTGGTGGCTCCTGGCATAGTCCGGCATCGGATATCACCGCATCGGCGCGTGGTCGTGGCGGGTTCGCCTTGCAGACTCATGGAACAGGGTTTCGCTGTGTCCGTGGTCTTGAGGCAGCCACCCGGCAGAAGTAACCGGTCGCGGTGAACGTGCGAGGCAATACGATGGCAGCGACAAGAGTTCGGAGGCCGGTTTATTGGTTTGGCAGAGGTGACGCCGCACTCCGCACGGCGTCGCCCGCTGAAGCCGACAGGTCCCCTCATTCATGAGGGACCTGTCACTTCGGTGGGGCTCAACCTTTGTAGGCGAGCAGATAGTTCCAGACTCGGGATGGATAGGGGGAACGATATGGATATGAGTCTAGTCTTATTGATAGCTGTTGGATTGCTGGCTTGCGGTATGGCGACGGGACTCTATCAGACCGCTACCGTCGTCGTCAGACGGCGGGCTGTGAGAGTACACAAGACCAGTAAGAAGTAATAGGTCATCAATATGCCGCATTTCACAATGCGGTTGTTCAGATGAGGCAGTAATCGGATTCGCACCGCGAGCGGAACAGAAGCTCGTGATTGACCATTGGTGCCTTTGCCGGGAGATAGCCCTATGAATATCGTGGTGACCGGGGGAACGGGATTCATCGGCGGCGCGTTGTGCCGTTCGCTGACAGGTGAGGGCCATAGAGTAAGCATCCTGACGAGACGGCCAGGACAGATTTCCCGTCAGACGGACGTACGCATCAACTCGGTGCCCTGGAACGCGCAAGACACCGGGCCCTGGGAGCAAGTTCTTGAGGGGGCAGATGCCGTCATCAATCTCGCTGGTGCGCCGATCGCCGAGGCACGCTGGACCGACGCACGCAAGCAACTCATCACCGACAGTCGCGTACTCACCACCCGCTTACTGGTCAGAGCCATGTCACGGCATGCTTCTAAACCAGCAACGTTCATCAGCGCGTCCGGTATCGGTTATTACGGCGCGAGCGACGATCGCCGTCTGGATGAAGGAGCGGCGCGCGGCCAGGGCTTCTTAGCCGATTTATGCCTCGCATGGGAAGCCGAGGCCCTTCGAGCTGCGGAGTTCGGCACGCGTGTCGTCATCTTACGAACCGGGATGGTCCTGGAAGCAGATGGTGGTGCATTGGCCAAAATGCTGTTGCCCTTCAGACTGTTCACAGGCGGTCCGATCATGCCGGGAACACAGTGGGTGTCCTGGATTCACCGACGTGACCACATCGGTCTCATTCAATGGGCACTAGCCAACAGCACTATTTCTGGGCCACTCAATGCGGTCGCCCCGGAAGCGGTCACCATGAGGGATTTTTCCTTGAGGCTCGGTCGTGCATTGCATAGACCATCGTGGTTCCCCGTGCCGGAATTCCTCTTGAAGCTGGCCCTGGGAGAATTGGGATCGTTGATGACCACGGGCCAACGAGTGACTCCAAGAAAAGCCCTCGAGGCCGGCTATGCGTTTCACCATGCGACGCTGGACTCCGCTCTCCAGGCGATCTTTCCTGAAACGGCAGTGATCCGCCGAGCGGCGTGACGTAAGTGAGTGAAGTGCTTTTCGAGCAGGAGGACATTATGAATGCAAAACAGATCAACGGAATGGTTCCAAGTGGGATGTTCTTCATCTTCGCCCTTCTCGGACTAACCATAGGAGTTGGTGAACCGTCTCATGCGGCGGGAAATGACAACCAGCCGACCTTTACAGTTGGGGATCGACTGCCGGATGCGACACTGATCGGATTCCATGGAAAGTCCGTCCGACTGACGGATACGCAGAGCCGAGTCAAGTTGATCAGCATCGTGCCCCAGCTCAATACCCCGGTTTGTGATGAGCAGACTCATCATTTCAGCGAGCAAAACGCCGGGCTCGATCGAACGGTTGAGATCATAACCCTCAGCACAAATCCGTCGGACGACCAGGCCGCCTTCGCCAAAAAGGCTCGCATCTCGAACATCACGTTCCTTTCCGATGCTCCCTCATTTGAGTTTGGGAAGCGCACCGGCCTGCTGCTTCCGAAGCACAGCATCCTGCATCGCGCGGTTATCGTCGCAGATGCTGACAACATCATCCGCTATGTGCAAGTGGTTCCAATGGGAGATTTACCAGACTTCAACGCCGCGTACGATGCGGCGCGTAAACTCGCTGCGGCGAGATAAGTCCCGGGAGGGGACATGGTGATGACTGCTGTTCTGAACTACCTCCATCTTCTAGCAACCGGAGTCTTGATCGGAAAGGTTGTACTCCTATCCTTTGTCGTGGCGCCTATCCTCGCAAGAACGTTGGAGCGGGAACCTTTCGGTCAAGTGGCCCGACAATTATTTCCAACCTACTATGCGTTGGGCTTGGGCGCAGCAGGCCTTGGGTTAATTGCTCTGTGCGGGATCCTGATGATCCGGGGATTGTCCCCGACTCTGGTGTTGGCCTGGAGCATCTGGATGGTTGTTCTGGTCGCCGAGTCTTACTGTCGAACGCCATTGACCTCGCAAAGCAATGCGATGAGAGATCGTCTGAAGGAGCAGGAGACTCGAGGTGGGGTAGATCCCACGCTTCAGGAATCGTGGAACCAATTGCACCAGCGGTCGATCTACTTGAATTCGCTCGTGCTGGTCGCGGGACTTTGCTTACTTGGAGTGGCAGGTCATGTGTAGCCCACCAGGAGGTGGGCCCATGAGAATTCCCGACAACTATATTCATGTTGCAGCAGGATTGTTGGCAGGCTTTCTCGCAGTTGCGGCACTGTCTTTACTCGGATTGATAATTGTTCGGTGATCAATGGGGTCCTTAAACAGGAGGTGCGTTTATGCGAATTCGTGGCTTCCATATTGCGGCAGGATTAATCATGGGCCTTCTCATCGCCGGTTCAGCCATGGCTGACCAGCACAAAAGCCAGGTTCCTTATGGGCATCGAGACGACACGACACTCCCTAACGGTGTCATCGGCATTTCCCTTCAGGTAGGAGCCGAGCGGATCGGCGATCCAGCCATCCTGTATGTCGGCATGGTCCATCCCGAAGGACCGGCCCACAAGGCAGGACTTCGGCATGGGGATGAAGTCGTGAGTGTGGATGGTACTCCCGTGACGGGAAAGGCTTACGAGCAGGTCGTCAAGATGATCCGAGGGGAAGAGGGAACCGTTGTGAAACTTGGCGTGAAGGACGAGAAAGGCCTTCATGAACTCTCCGTGGAGCGCGTAGCAGGCGACAAACTCCCAAAAGGGCCGGCGGGATCTCATGGAAATCAGGAGCGGTAACCCTACGAAGCAGAGGTGGGTACATGCGTGGGATCGTTTGGTTTAGGCGCGATCTTCGATTGCATGACCAGCCGGCACTCACAGCTGCCTGCCAAGAATGCGACGAGGTCGTTCCGCTGTTTGTGTTCGATGAGCCACTGCTGCGGTCGCATGAGTTCGGATCAGCTTGCGTAAACTTTATGCTGGGATGCTTGGATGAGCTCCAAGCATCCCTCGCCGCCCTCGGACTCACTCTGCAGTGGCGACGCGGTGAGCCAGTTGAACAAATTGTTCAAATGGCAACCGATTGGAAGGCCGACGTAGTCTATTGGAATCGCGACTACGAACCGGGCGCGATAGAGAGGGACCGCCTGGCTCACCAGCGTTTGGCAAAGCTCGGAGTGGCAGTGCGAACGTTCAAAGATCATGTTGTGTTTGAAGCGTCTGAAGTGCGGGGAGCAACCGGGGAACCGTTACAACGATACAGCGCGTATCGCGCACGCTGGTGGACCAAATGGCATGCAACAACCCCAGCAGTTCAACCGATCCCAACCACCCTTGCAAAAAAGAAAGCCGCACCGCTGCCACTCTCTCGTCCTCTTCCCACCGCCGGTGAGCTAGGGTACGAATCCATCGTCTTGGCGTTTGAGCCTGGCGAGCAGAACGCCCTGAAGCGATTGCGCTGGTTCATGAAAGGACCGCTTCATTCTTATGCGCAAGGTAGAAACCTGCCGGCGATCGATGGCAGCTCAACACTTTCCCCGCACTTCCGGTTCGGCACACTGTCGCCGCGCGTGGCCATTCACGCAGTGTTGAATTCACTGACCAAAGGCGGGCCAGTATCCCGGACTGATGTCTTGACCTGGGTCGATGAGTTGATCTGGCGTGACTTCTTCCAACAAGTCCTCACGGGGTTCCCACATGTCGCGAAAGGGCCATTTAAAGCGGTTCCCGTACCACCATCACGAGCGGCGGGGCGTGAGCGGGATCAATTGTTTCGAGCCTGGTGTGAAGGAAAGACCGGCTATCCGATCGTGGATGCAGGCATGAGGCAACTCGACCACACAGGATGGATGCATAACCGTGTTCGAATGGTCGTCGCATCATTCCTGATCAAAGATCTTCGGATCGATTGGCAGAGCGGCGAACGGTATTTCATGCAGCACCTGATCGATGCTGATGTGGCGGCAAACAACGGTAATTGGCAGTGGTGTGCGTCAACCGGCACCGATAGTATGCCCGGGTATCGGATCTTTAACCCTGCGCTTCAGAGTAAAAAGTTCGACCCGGACGGAACCTACATTCGCCGGTATATTCCTGAACTGGCCCGTGTATCGGCGAAGAGGATTCATGAGCCCCATCTCATGACCGCAGATGAGCAAGAACGGGCCGGATGCCGAATCGGGACCGATTATCCGTCACCGGTTGTGGACCATCACCTCGCCCGTCAGGAATATCTCAACCTCGGGAAGCAGGAGGCAACGAGATGACGACCTCCCC is a genomic window of Candidatus Nitrospira kreftii containing:
- a CDS encoding hypothetical protein (conserved protein of unknown function) produces the protein MNAKQINGMVPSGMFFIFALLGLTIGVGEPSHAAGNDNQPTFTVGDRLPDATLIGFHGKSVRLTDTQSRVKLISIVPQLNTPVCDEQTHHFSEQNAGLDRTVEIITLSTNPSDDQAAFAKKARISNITFLSDAPSFEFGKRTGLLLPKHSILHRAVIVADADNIIRYVQVVPMGDLPDFNAAYDAARKLAAAR
- a CDS encoding hypothetical protein (conserved exported protein of unknown function) — encoded protein: MIHNKMLYRGIVLIALLGASSLHAGPIDSPGHPHEDKAQLVHEANHEVDQAWEVYHRAALGGTVASPALQAEIEQHLHEARTLVTQAQEAADRGDERQVEELCKQVRLHTAQAIKGSKEQKR
- a CDS encoding Deoxyribodipyrimidine photo-lyase; its protein translation is MRGIVWFRRDLRLHDQPALTAACQECDEVVPLFVFDEPLLRSHEFGSACVNFMLGCLDELQASLAALGLTLQWRRGEPVEQIVQMATDWKADVVYWNRDYEPGAIERDRLAHQRLAKLGVAVRTFKDHVVFEASEVRGATGEPLQRYSAYRARWWTKWHATTPAVQPIPTTLAKKKAAPLPLSRPLPTAGELGYESIVLAFEPGEQNALKRLRWFMKGPLHSYAQGRNLPAIDGSSTLSPHFRFGTLSPRVAIHAVLNSLTKGGPVSRTDVLTWVDELIWRDFFQQVLTGFPHVAKGPFKAVPVPPSRAAGRERDQLFRAWCEGKTGYPIVDAGMRQLDHTGWMHNRVRMVVASFLIKDLRIDWQSGERYFMQHLIDADVAANNGNWQWCASTGTDSMPGYRIFNPALQSKKFDPDGTYIRRYIPELARVSAKRIHEPHLMTADEQERAGCRIGTDYPSPVVDHHLARQEYLNLGKQEATR
- a CDS encoding hypothetical protein (conserved protein of unknown function) — translated: MITGLWPRSTQFNRMTMVVITVLALMQSLPGEALPETKEPDPVPMVTIPAGEFLMGNPEGKGRDDERPQRSVYLDEFAIDQVEVTNERYMAFVKSIGHRAPPNPYGTGSLQSIKGIEQLPVVQTTWYDAKAYCSWAKKRLPTEAEWEKAARGTDGRLYPWGNEPPTAKRANFDREWEDEKTLHAVGSLPDGDSPYGVKDMTGNVREWVSDWYDAEYYQHAPNRNPQGPDKKGVVRSIRGGSWHSPASDITASARGRGGFALQTHGTGFRCVRGLEAATRQK
- a CDS encoding hypothetical protein (conserved membrane protein of unknown function), coding for MTAVLNYLHLLATGVLIGKVVLLSFVVAPILARTLEREPFGQVARQLFPTYYALGLGAAGLGLIALCGILMIRGLSPTLVLAWSIWMVVLVAESYCRTPLTSQSNAMRDRLKEQETRGGVDPTLQESWNQLHQRSIYLNSLVLVAGLCLLGVAGHV
- a CDS encoding hypothetical protein (conserved protein of unknown function), which gives rise to MNIVVTGGTGFIGGALCRSLTGEGHRVSILTRRPGQISRQTDVRINSVPWNAQDTGPWEQVLEGADAVINLAGAPIAEARWTDARKQLITDSRVLTTRLLVRAMSRHASKPATFISASGIGYYGASDDRRLDEGAARGQGFLADLCLAWEAEALRAAEFGTRVVILRTGMVLEADGGALAKMLLPFRLFTGGPIMPGTQWVSWIHRRDHIGLIQWALANSTISGPLNAVAPEAVTMRDFSLRLGRALHRPSWFPVPEFLLKLALGELGSLMTTGQRVTPRKALEAGYAFHHATLDSALQAIFPETAVIRRAA
- a CDS encoding hypothetical protein (conserved exported protein of unknown function), whose protein sequence is MRIRGFHIAAGLIMGLLIAGSAMADQHKSQVPYGHRDDTTLPNGVIGISLQVGAERIGDPAILYVGMVHPEGPAHKAGLRHGDEVVSVDGTPVTGKAYEQVVKMIRGEEGTVVKLGVKDEKGLHELSVERVAGDKLPKGPAGSHGNQER